One genomic window of uncultured delta proteobacterium includes the following:
- a CDS encoding LemA family protein: MGSVATVVVVLAVIIIGGVVLLAGWLISAYNKLVALKARFENAFAQINVQLTRRYDLIPNIVKVAKTYMEHESKTLQDVIEARNGAVASLKGAAATPGDPSSIEALNAAEKKLAGSFQGLRVQLEAYPDLKANTVMMQLSEELTSTENRVAFARQAFNDAATAYNIQRNSFPTALVAGAFGHARDAALLVFDNEKDIQAAPRIDL; the protein is encoded by the coding sequence ATGGGTAGTGTCGCGACCGTTGTCGTTGTTCTTGCCGTTATCATTATCGGGGGCGTCGTCCTCCTGGCCGGATGGCTCATCAGCGCCTACAACAAGTTGGTGGCCCTGAAAGCGCGGTTCGAAAACGCCTTTGCCCAGATCAACGTGCAATTGACCCGCCGCTACGATCTGATTCCCAACATCGTCAAGGTCGCCAAGACCTACATGGAGCACGAAAGCAAGACGCTCCAGGACGTTATCGAGGCCCGCAACGGCGCGGTGGCCTCCCTGAAGGGAGCGGCCGCCACCCCCGGCGATCCCTCCTCCATCGAAGCCCTGAACGCGGCGGAAAAAAAGCTCGCCGGGTCGTTCCAGGGTCTGCGCGTGCAGCTTGAAGCCTACCCGGACCTGAAAGCCAACACCGTCATGATGCAGCTTTCCGAGGAGCTCACCTCCACGGAAAACCGCGTGGCCTTCGCGCGGCAGGCGTTCAACGACGCGGCCACGGCCTACAACATCCAGCGCAATTCCTTCCCCACCGCTCTGGTGGCGGGCGCGTTCGGCCACGCCAGGGATGCCGCCCTGCTCGTCTTTGACAACGAAAAAGACATCCAGGCAGCGCCCCGGATAGACCTGTAA
- a CDS encoding conserved hypothetical protein (Evidence 4 : Homologs of previously reported genes of unknown function): MAEDLSNNQTLLDKMSSEVTPATSPLLLFLTRNARMIVAVIAVCFVAAAGYGVYAWQAGKTVAEAQEKLARILIVRDDADRLAKLKSFVPTSPEAMRKGATLALAQAAMQAKDFPEALQAWEFIAKDPKDPLYAVATIGKAEALGAQEKYAEAIAALESMTLPADSEATNLVNSLIADFAEKTGDISKAVAACEKLVTGMAGRSPEEAEFWRQKAASLRAAKS; the protein is encoded by the coding sequence ATGGCCGAAGATCTTTCCAACAACCAGACATTGCTTGATAAAATGTCCTCTGAAGTCACACCGGCGACGTCCCCCCTTCTGTTGTTTCTCACCCGGAACGCTCGCATGATCGTGGCTGTCATCGCCGTGTGCTTCGTCGCCGCGGCCGGTTACGGCGTGTATGCCTGGCAGGCCGGAAAAACGGTTGCCGAAGCGCAGGAAAAACTCGCCCGCATACTCATAGTCCGGGACGACGCCGACCGGCTGGCCAAGCTCAAGTCCTTCGTACCCACGTCTCCCGAAGCGATGCGCAAGGGCGCGACCCTTGCCCTCGCGCAGGCCGCCATGCAGGCCAAGGACTTCCCCGAAGCGCTCCAGGCCTGGGAATTTATCGCCAAGGACCCCAAGGACCCCCTCTACGCCGTTGCCACGATCGGCAAGGCCGAAGCGCTGGGCGCCCAGGAAAAATATGCCGAAGCCATTGCGGCGCTTGAAAGCATGACCCTCCCGGCGGACAGTGAAGCGACCAACCTCGTCAATTCCCTTATCGCGGACTTCGCTGAAAAAACCGGGGATATTTCCAAAGCCGTTGCCGCCTGCGAGAAGCTCGTTACCGGCATGGCCGGAAGAAGCCCGGAAGAAGCCGAATTCTGGCGCCAGAAGGCCGCATCCTTACGCGCCGCCAAGTCCTGA
- the glgB gene encoding 1,4-alpha-glucan branching enzyme (Evidence 2a : Function of homologous gene experimentally demonstrated in an other organism; PubMedId : 12196524, 3013861; Product type e : enzyme), producing MAELGKTLPVFLEPFDLYLFGKGEHWDVYRILGAHPETRDGVAGYRFAVWAPNAKEVCLATEENDWRWGELPLYPVGISGIWAAFVPGIRKGNLYKFGIKQSGGTIVYKTDPMALFAELRPGTAAVAWDLDNYTWNDDEWMRQRAESGAPLDGPMSIYEVHAGSWRRRHGGGHPYLSFNELCDSLIPYARDMGFTHLEFLPLAEHPLDLSWGYQTGHYYAPSSRFGTPEDLKHFVDRCHQEGLGVILDWVPAHFPKDAWGLGRFDGTALYEHQDPRRGEHPDWGTYIFNYGRNEVRNFLLANALYWLKEFHLDGLRIDAVASMLYLDYSRKDGEWIPNEYGGKENIDAINLLRDLNTVVHGQFKGAMTIAEESTAWPGVSRPIYAGGLGFTFKWNMGWMHDTLDYMAANPVYRSYKHNTLTFSMLYAFSENFVLPLSHDEVVHGKGALLSKMPGDAWQQQANLRALYAYMWAHPGKKLLFMGSEFGQWTEWNQDRELDWMLLDFASHRGIRQFVQDLNWFVRGNPAMYRHDYDWSGFEWMDFADHASSVYSFVRKSEGAPPVLWVFNFTPVVRHDYRVPCPFGGRWREVLNSDSELYGGSNVGNYGEREAEFRDHKHCLRLALPPLAGMAFMPQGQG from the coding sequence ATGGCAGAGTTAGGCAAAACGCTTCCGGTATTCTTGGAACCGTTTGATCTCTATCTTTTCGGCAAGGGCGAACATTGGGATGTATACCGCATTCTGGGCGCGCACCCGGAAACGCGCGACGGCGTCGCCGGGTACCGGTTCGCGGTCTGGGCGCCCAACGCCAAGGAAGTGTGCCTCGCCACGGAAGAAAACGACTGGCGGTGGGGCGAGTTGCCCCTGTACCCTGTGGGCATCTCCGGGATCTGGGCCGCTTTTGTTCCGGGTATCCGCAAGGGCAATCTGTACAAATTCGGGATCAAACAGTCGGGCGGCACCATTGTCTACAAAACCGATCCCATGGCCCTGTTCGCCGAACTCAGGCCCGGCACGGCGGCCGTCGCCTGGGACCTGGACAACTACACCTGGAATGATGACGAATGGATGCGGCAGAGGGCCGAGTCCGGGGCTCCCCTGGACGGGCCCATGAGCATCTACGAGGTGCACGCGGGCTCCTGGCGGCGCCGTCACGGCGGCGGGCATCCGTATCTGAGTTTCAACGAGCTATGCGACAGCCTCATCCCCTACGCGCGGGATATGGGTTTCACCCACCTGGAGTTTCTGCCCCTGGCCGAGCATCCCCTGGACCTGTCCTGGGGCTACCAGACGGGCCATTATTACGCGCCGTCCTCGCGGTTCGGCACCCCGGAGGATTTAAAGCACTTCGTGGACCGCTGCCACCAGGAGGGGCTCGGGGTTATCCTGGACTGGGTGCCCGCCCATTTTCCCAAGGACGCATGGGGCCTGGGCCGGTTTGACGGCACGGCGCTCTACGAGCACCAGGACCCGCGGCGCGGCGAGCATCCGGACTGGGGAACGTATATTTTCAACTACGGCCGGAATGAGGTCAGGAACTTCCTCCTCGCCAACGCCTTGTACTGGCTGAAGGAATTTCACCTCGACGGGCTGCGCATCGACGCGGTCGCCTCCATGCTGTACCTGGATTATTCCCGCAAGGACGGCGAATGGATCCCCAACGAATACGGCGGCAAGGAGAATATCGACGCCATCAACCTCCTGCGCGACCTGAACACCGTCGTGCACGGGCAGTTCAAGGGCGCCATGACCATCGCGGAGGAATCCACGGCCTGGCCCGGAGTATCGCGGCCCATCTACGCGGGCGGGCTCGGGTTCACCTTCAAGTGGAACATGGGCTGGATGCACGATACCCTGGATTACATGGCGGCGAACCCGGTTTACCGCTCGTACAAGCACAACACCCTGACCTTTTCCATGCTGTACGCGTTCTCGGAGAACTTCGTCCTGCCCCTGTCCCACGACGAGGTGGTGCACGGCAAGGGCGCGCTGCTCTCGAAAATGCCCGGCGACGCCTGGCAGCAACAGGCGAACTTGCGCGCACTGTACGCGTATATGTGGGCGCATCCGGGCAAGAAGCTCCTGTTCATGGGGAGCGAGTTCGGCCAATGGACCGAGTGGAACCAGGACCGCGAGCTGGATTGGATGTTGCTGGATTTCGCCTCGCACCGGGGGATCAGGCAGTTTGTGCAGGATCTCAACTGGTTTGTGCGCGGCAATCCGGCCATGTACCGCCACGACTACGATTGGAGCGGGTTTGAGTGGATGGATTTTGCGGACCATGCCTCCTCGGTGTACAGTTTCGTCCGCAAAAGCGAGGGCGCGCCCCCGGTGCTGTGGGTGTTCAACTTCACGCCCGTGGTGCGGCACGACTACCGCGTTCCCTGTCCCTTCGGCGGGCGGTGGCGCGAGGTGCTCAACTCGGACAGTGAACTGTACGGCGGTTCCAACGTGGGCAACTACGGCGAGCGCGAGGCGGAGTTCCGGGATCACAAACATTGCCTGCGTCTGGCCCTGCCGCCCCTGGCCGGCATGGCCTTCATGCCGCAGGGGCAGGGGTGA
- a CDS encoding putative Peptidase M48 Ste24p (Evidence 3 : Function proposed based on presence of conserved amino acid motif, structural feature or limited homology), translating into MDFWAHQEDARRRTARLIALYAVLVLLLALAAGFILCFILEDVIGDYRYPYGVNPFFNPGMYVGAACLLVLVGILCLFSPASLSAGGKSVAESLEGSLVAPQTTDAAERRLLNVVEEMALASGTPVPPVYILENEPGINAFAAGCTINDAVIGVTRGTVDLLTREELQAVIAHEFSHICNGDMKLGLRFAQLLFGLMCLADFSGAIMRTMARGSSRRSGGKDSGKAVALLMLLALVVYLTGIVMAFVGNIIQAAVSREREFLADASSVQFTRTQALASALKKIGGIAAGSALSNTAMTGSYRHLFFCSTRTGLFDTHPSLAARIRRLDPQWDGKYTPATPVHAGHAESAAERKAAARWQNLRSKKPSSAAWLGQVQNGASFAEDRREEAPFQADEAELLLRGACREPLEASYMMLGLLLDSRADIAAKQLASLPEQDARNAVRNYQNAFAALTRDLWLPLIELAVPALKTFSKRQYDDFCDQLGRFIIADGVFAFKEWILYQLVASQVGAQFTPKAVARAVPGGVPEAAAMVLSALARLVPDSNAARCAFDAGKQRLNLAAAFIDAKLKPEKLSDSVAVLAGSPLKEKEAFMRAASCVVLHDGRIDPEEAMFLRVLSLCLGVPVPPEAVTA; encoded by the coding sequence ATGGATTTCTGGGCGCACCAGGAAGACGCCAGACGCCGCACGGCCCGGCTGATCGCGCTGTACGCCGTTTTGGTGTTGCTGCTCGCCCTGGCGGCGGGGTTCATCCTCTGCTTCATTTTAGAGGACGTTATTGGGGATTACAGGTATCCCTACGGCGTAAATCCCTTTTTCAACCCCGGCATGTACGTCGGCGCGGCCTGCCTCCTCGTTCTGGTCGGCATTTTGTGCCTGTTTTCCCCGGCCTCCCTGTCCGCCGGAGGCAAAAGCGTCGCCGAGTCGCTGGAGGGTTCGCTCGTCGCCCCCCAAACCACGGACGCTGCCGAACGCCGCCTGCTGAACGTGGTGGAGGAGATGGCGCTCGCCAGCGGCACGCCCGTGCCGCCCGTGTATATTCTGGAGAACGAACCCGGCATCAACGCCTTTGCCGCCGGGTGCACCATCAACGACGCGGTCATCGGGGTAACCCGGGGCACGGTGGACCTGCTCACCCGCGAGGAATTGCAGGCGGTCATCGCCCATGAATTCAGCCACATCTGCAACGGGGACATGAAGCTGGGCCTGCGGTTCGCCCAGTTGCTCTTCGGCCTGATGTGCCTGGCGGACTTCTCCGGCGCGATCATGCGAACCATGGCGCGCGGCTCTTCCCGGCGCAGCGGCGGCAAGGACAGCGGCAAGGCCGTGGCGCTCCTCATGCTGCTGGCGCTGGTCGTCTATCTCACGGGCATCGTCATGGCCTTTGTCGGCAACATCATCCAGGCCGCCGTCAGCCGCGAGCGGGAGTTCCTGGCGGACGCCTCCTCCGTGCAGTTCACCCGCACCCAGGCCCTGGCCTCGGCCCTCAAGAAAATCGGCGGCATCGCGGCGGGATCGGCACTGAGCAACACCGCCATGACCGGCAGCTACCGGCACCTCTTTTTCTGCTCCACCCGCACCGGCCTTTTCGACACGCATCCCTCCCTTGCCGCGCGCATCCGCCGCCTGGACCCGCAATGGGACGGAAAATACACACCCGCCACGCCCGTTCATGCCGGGCACGCGGAAAGCGCCGCCGAGCGGAAGGCAGCCGCCCGATGGCAGAATTTGCGCAGCAAAAAACCATCCTCCGCCGCCTGGCTGGGCCAGGTGCAGAACGGCGCCTCTTTTGCCGAAGACCGGCGGGAAGAGGCTCCCTTTCAGGCGGACGAAGCCGAACTGCTTCTCCGGGGGGCCTGCCGGGAGCCGCTTGAGGCTTCCTACATGATGCTCGGCCTTCTGCTTGATTCCCGTGCGGACATCGCCGCCAAACAACTCGCTTCCCTCCCGGAACAGGACGCGCGGAACGCCGTCCGCAACTACCAAAACGCTTTTGCGGCCCTTACCCGCGACCTGTGGCTGCCGCTCATCGAGCTGGCCGTTCCCGCCCTGAAAACCTTCTCAAAACGCCAGTATGACGATTTTTGCGACCAACTCGGTCGATTTATCATCGCGGACGGCGTTTTTGCTTTCAAGGAATGGATTCTCTACCAGCTAGTCGCGAGCCAAGTCGGCGCGCAGTTCACCCCCAAAGCCGTTGCGCGCGCCGTCCCCGGCGGGGTGCCGGAGGCGGCGGCCATGGTTCTCTCCGCCCTCGCGCGCCTGGTTCCGGATAGCAATGCCGCCCGCTGCGCCTTTGACGCCGGGAAACAACGCCTGAACCTTGCCGCCGCGTTCATCGACGCCAAGCTGAAACCGGAAAAACTCAGTGACAGCGTTGCCGTTTTGGCCGGCAGCCCGCTTAAGGAAAAAGAAGCGTTCATGCGGGCCGCTTCCTGCGTCGTGCTCCATGACGGGCGGATCGACCCCGAGGAAGCCATGTTCCTGCGCGTCCTCTCCCTCTGCCTCGGCGTGCCCGTGCCGCCGGAGGCCGTGACGGCGTAA
- a CDS encoding putative Peptidase, M48 family (Evidence 3 : Function proposed based on presence of conserved amino acid motif, structural feature or limited homology) gives MDTASHAPLPVKLVLLVVILPLALALAGGWQFSRVQGITELLAKIDRSIAAVERIQQEAGTPDVVLATPDGKKIPAATVLLRNRALKTQVLENTWWERNICPPLAVGAVLSGLIGAVIGIFGLFTVRRAGKRALRSRDALLQGFQDGLRKLPWLLGAMGLFIALAIALAGAFELVHFADGGIHGRGAVKLLAFGVMAIGALLYFCGKLVWSIYTTSKAVFERDPLRLMGKSVTREEAPLVWDFVKSIAGRAGAAMPETIILGLDEGFFVTEHPMALMSGAPVPAGRVLYLALPYMAYMTRHETEAVIGHELGHFTGADTEYSLRFAPIYATAVNNLRAVDAAADDDGGFVGMVAKPAMMFGIYYLDSFDLAVQHWSREREFAADATGAHIAGNEAVALSLLRISVLAPHVHQALGECWARGGRLEGGVLNRVRALVREHGLGDPAEHLEEKQAHPTDSHPATSQRLEAVNIPVTPELLARARNAQESTLLGELGLEGGGAPDAGGSIMDAASGAPCDAPGGGAFPRTGLSAALEAEFSQAARVSADGMEEDLREAALLGLDRVTFYENANWGAKGLAISGGMLLIGVLAAQKNLIAGAGGIIMGLLGVWLFFYFRKRTKKPFMTVTDEGLLAGAAELEVPWQVVRDYDITTWSRSSVEIIVDLAEGFTLPAKTGDRRVKFKPKRHRLHIGVQGIAKPHELKGFAEEFHNHWRGAIARGVAVSVSGPPPAAPWRRAPLCPCGCIPRPCKGFRRPPWSGGPPRPSRHTRCWTWGNARAACWAASCPRR, from the coding sequence ATGGATACGGCGTCACACGCGCCTTTGCCCGTCAAGCTCGTCCTGCTTGTCGTCATCCTGCCCCTGGCTCTTGCCCTGGCCGGAGGCTGGCAGTTTTCCCGTGTGCAGGGCATCACGGAGTTGTTGGCGAAAATAGACAGGAGCATCGCGGCGGTTGAGCGTATCCAGCAGGAAGCGGGCACCCCCGATGTGGTCCTGGCGACCCCGGACGGGAAAAAGATTCCGGCGGCCACGGTTCTTTTGCGGAATAGAGCCCTCAAGACGCAGGTCCTGGAAAATACCTGGTGGGAACGGAATATCTGCCCCCCTCTGGCCGTTGGCGCAGTGCTTTCGGGGCTGATCGGCGCCGTTATCGGCATATTCGGGCTGTTTACCGTCCGGCGGGCCGGGAAACGGGCCTTGCGTTCCCGTGATGCCCTGCTCCAGGGGTTTCAGGACGGGTTGCGCAAGCTCCCCTGGCTTCTCGGCGCCATGGGCCTGTTTATCGCGTTGGCGATAGCCCTTGCCGGGGCTTTCGAGCTTGTGCATTTTGCCGACGGGGGCATTCACGGGCGCGGCGCGGTCAAGCTTCTGGCCTTCGGGGTTATGGCCATCGGGGCGCTGCTGTATTTTTGCGGCAAACTCGTCTGGAGCATCTACACCACCTCCAAGGCGGTTTTCGAGCGCGATCCCCTGCGGCTGATGGGGAAGAGCGTCACCCGCGAAGAGGCGCCCCTTGTCTGGGATTTCGTCAAATCCATAGCCGGCCGGGCGGGCGCCGCCATGCCGGAGACCATCATTCTCGGGCTTGACGAGGGATTTTTCGTCACCGAACACCCCATGGCGCTGATGAGCGGCGCCCCCGTGCCCGCCGGGCGGGTGCTCTATCTGGCGCTGCCGTATATGGCCTACATGACCAGGCACGAAACGGAGGCCGTCATCGGGCACGAACTGGGCCATTTTACCGGCGCGGACACGGAATACAGCCTGCGCTTCGCCCCCATTTACGCGACGGCCGTCAACAATTTACGCGCCGTGGACGCGGCGGCCGATGACGACGGCGGCTTCGTGGGCATGGTGGCGAAGCCCGCCATGATGTTCGGGATATACTATCTGGATTCCTTTGATCTTGCCGTCCAGCATTGGAGCCGCGAGCGCGAGTTCGCGGCGGATGCGACGGGCGCGCATATCGCCGGGAACGAAGCCGTGGCCTTGTCCCTCCTGCGTATTTCCGTGCTGGCGCCGCACGTGCACCAGGCGCTCGGCGAATGCTGGGCCAGGGGCGGCAGGCTGGAGGGAGGCGTGCTGAACAGGGTTCGGGCGCTTGTGCGCGAGCACGGGCTCGGCGATCCGGCTGAACATCTGGAGGAAAAGCAGGCGCACCCGACAGACAGCCACCCCGCGACCAGCCAGCGCCTTGAGGCCGTGAATATCCCCGTTACGCCGGAACTTCTGGCCAGGGCCCGGAACGCGCAAGAAAGCACTCTGCTCGGTGAACTCGGGCTTGAAGGCGGCGGCGCCCCCGATGCCGGAGGAAGCATTATGGACGCGGCATCCGGCGCGCCGTGCGACGCCCCCGGCGGGGGCGCGTTCCCCCGGACCGGCCTCAGCGCCGCTTTGGAAGCGGAGTTTTCCCAGGCGGCCAGGGTGAGCGCGGACGGCATGGAGGAAGATCTGCGGGAAGCCGCGCTGCTGGGGTTGGACCGCGTGACGTTTTACGAGAACGCCAACTGGGGTGCGAAAGGGCTCGCCATCAGCGGGGGCATGCTCCTTATCGGCGTTCTTGCCGCGCAGAAAAACCTGATCGCGGGCGCGGGCGGCATCATCATGGGGCTGCTCGGCGTGTGGCTGTTTTTTTATTTCCGGAAACGGACAAAAAAGCCGTTCATGACCGTAACGGACGAAGGGCTGCTCGCCGGGGCCGCGGAACTGGAAGTTCCCTGGCAGGTTGTGCGCGATTACGACATTACCACCTGGAGCCGCTCGTCCGTGGAAATTATCGTGGATCTCGCGGAGGGCTTCACCCTTCCCGCGAAAACGGGCGACAGGCGGGTGAAGTTCAAACCCAAGCGGCACCGTCTGCATATTGGCGTGCAGGGCATAGCCAAGCCCCATGAACTGAAAGGCTTTGCCGAGGAATTCCACAACCATTGGCGTGGCGCCATAGCGCGCGGCGTTGCGGTCAGCGTAAGCGGTCCGCCGCCTGCTGCGCCTTGGCGTAGAGCGCCTCTATGTCCATGCGGGTGTATTCCCCGTCCTTGTAAAGGATTTCGCCGTCCACCATGGTCAGGCGGACCTCCGCGCCCGTCGCGGCATACACGATGTTGGACGTGGGGGAATGCACGGGCCGCATGTTGGGCGGCGTCATGTCCACGGCGATGA
- the iorA gene encoding Indolepyruvate oxidoreductase subunit IorA, which produces MIHPVLAQDAGPHLLLGNEAIVRGALEAGINYVTCYPGTPSSEVPDTFRAIASCGRFAMEYSANEKVALEVGGGAALAGAMTLTTMKHVGVNVAADPLMTMTTLGLPGGLVLLSADDPGCHSSQNEQDNRTYARFAQMPCFEPATAQEAKDMAKDALLLARQTGQPVMLRTTTRVNHLRGPVTYGPLPASPAPIVPFTKNPRRFVPVPAVSRQQHRELVKNLEAIRETAENSAWNREHGKGRIGVIASGISRAYLHDAIAAEGWQDEFRILELGFTWPLPVKRIEAFLRSVDKVLILEESEPLLERDILALARRQGIGTEIFGKGGPLTVFTEYTMPMVREALAAVLGKKDTGSFSCATPPQNLPQRPPTLCAGCAHRAVYYAVRRTFGDDAIYSSDIGCYTLGLVPPLSAADFLFCMGSSISAGSGFARFSENPVIAFIGDSTFFHSGMTGLVNAVFNRHNVIMVILDNGTTAMTGHQPNPGVDQNVLGDGCVHLDIESIVRGIGVEHVRKIKPYNVKATLAAFEEAKAMTGVRVIIAEEPCVLYARRTLKKKRNQTAYVAVQGDGAQKVAETLACPSFFRQGGDVAVDEGLCAGCMVCMQISPDFKARKKEVQ; this is translated from the coding sequence ATGATCCATCCCGTACTGGCCCAGGATGCGGGCCCCCACCTCCTGCTCGGCAATGAGGCCATTGTCCGGGGCGCTCTGGAGGCGGGCATCAACTATGTGACCTGCTATCCCGGCACGCCGTCTTCCGAGGTGCCGGACACCTTCCGCGCCATCGCCTCCTGCGGCCGCTTCGCCATGGAATATTCCGCCAACGAGAAGGTGGCGCTCGAAGTCGGCGGGGGCGCGGCGCTCGCGGGCGCCATGACCCTGACCACCATGAAGCACGTGGGCGTCAACGTGGCCGCCGACCCGCTCATGACCATGACAACCCTGGGCCTTCCCGGCGGTCTGGTGCTGCTCTCCGCCGATGATCCCGGCTGCCACTCCAGCCAGAACGAGCAGGACAACCGCACGTACGCCCGGTTCGCCCAGATGCCCTGTTTCGAACCCGCGACGGCCCAGGAAGCCAAGGACATGGCCAAAGACGCCCTGCTCCTGGCCCGCCAGACCGGCCAGCCCGTCATGCTCCGCACCACCACCAGGGTCAACCATTTGCGCGGCCCCGTAACCTACGGCCCGCTTCCGGCCTCCCCGGCCCCCATCGTGCCGTTCACCAAAAATCCCCGCCGCTTCGTGCCCGTGCCCGCCGTCTCCCGGCAGCAACACAGGGAACTGGTCAAGAACCTCGAAGCCATCCGGGAAACGGCGGAAAATTCCGCCTGGAACCGCGAGCACGGCAAGGGCAGAATCGGCGTCATCGCGTCCGGCATATCCCGCGCCTACCTCCACGACGCCATCGCCGCGGAAGGCTGGCAGGACGAGTTCCGCATTCTCGAGCTCGGCTTCACCTGGCCCCTGCCCGTCAAACGGATAGAAGCGTTCCTGCGCAGCGTGGACAAGGTGCTCATCCTTGAAGAATCCGAGCCGCTCTTGGAACGCGACATTCTGGCCCTCGCCCGCCGCCAGGGTATCGGGACGGAAATTTTCGGCAAGGGCGGTCCCCTGACCGTGTTCACCGAATACACCATGCCCATGGTCCGCGAGGCTCTTGCCGCCGTTCTCGGGAAGAAGGACACAGGTTCCTTCTCCTGCGCGACGCCTCCCCAGAACCTGCCCCAGCGCCCGCCCACCCTCTGCGCCGGCTGCGCCCACCGGGCCGTGTATTACGCCGTGCGCAGAACCTTCGGCGACGACGCCATCTATTCCAGCGACATCGGCTGCTACACGCTGGGCCTGGTTCCGCCGCTTTCCGCCGCGGATTTCCTGTTCTGCATGGGGTCGTCCATTTCCGCTGGGTCCGGGTTCGCCCGGTTTTCGGAAAACCCCGTGATCGCCTTTATCGGCGATTCCACCTTCTTCCACTCCGGCATGACCGGCCTCGTGAACGCGGTGTTCAACCGCCATAACGTCATCATGGTCATTCTGGACAACGGCACCACCGCCATGACCGGACACCAGCCCAACCCCGGCGTTGACCAGAACGTGCTCGGCGACGGCTGCGTCCACCTGGATATTGAGTCCATCGTGCGCGGCATCGGCGTGGAGCATGTGCGGAAGATCAAGCCCTACAACGTCAAGGCCACCCTGGCCGCCTTCGAGGAAGCCAAGGCCATGACGGGCGTGCGGGTCATCATCGCGGAAGAGCCCTGCGTGCTCTATGCCCGCCGCACCCTCAAAAAGAAACGCAACCAGACGGCCTATGTCGCGGTCCAGGGCGACGGCGCGCAAAAGGTGGCGGAAACGCTCGCCTGCCCGTCCTTTTTCCGCCAGGGCGGCGACGTTGCCGTTGATGAAGGCTTGTGCGCCGGCTGCATGGTCTGCATGCAGATATCCCCCGACTTCAAAGCCCGCAAAAAGGAAGTCCAATGA
- a CDS encoding Pyruvate/ketoisovalerate oxidoreductase, catalytic domain protein, with protein MKRIRIHFAGVGGQGTLTATTLLSKAALDEGLDVVSGEIHGMAQRGGVVESTLLLGGWQSPVISHGEADIVLGFEALETYRAVPYLAREGSVLSSTDFVPPPGVSAGREVCPPLEEIKKVVSGCAKQAWFVPCQELGLKAGSIQCANTVLLGALAATGLLPFGPDALKKAIGRHLPEKLVAMNAAAVDFGVAAIA; from the coding sequence ATGAAACGCATACGCATACATTTCGCGGGCGTCGGCGGCCAGGGCACCTTGACCGCGACGACCCTGCTTTCCAAAGCCGCCCTGGACGAGGGGCTGGACGTCGTGTCCGGGGAAATCCACGGCATGGCCCAGCGCGGCGGCGTGGTTGAATCCACCCTGCTGCTCGGCGGCTGGCAAAGCCCCGTCATCAGCCATGGGGAGGCGGATATCGTGCTGGGGTTCGAGGCGCTCGAAACCTACCGGGCCGTCCCCTACCTCGCCCGCGAGGGGTCCGTGCTGTCCAGCACAGACTTTGTGCCGCCTCCGGGCGTTTCCGCCGGGCGTGAAGTATGTCCGCCGCTTGAGGAAATCAAGAAGGTCGTGTCCGGTTGCGCCAAACAGGCCTGGTTCGTGCCCTGCCAGGAGCTCGGGCTGAAAGCCGGGTCCATTCAATGCGCCAACACCGTGCTGCTCGGCGCGCTGGCGGCCACCGGGCTTCTGCCCTTCGGCCCCGATGCCTTGAAAAAAGCCATCGGGCGCCATTTGCCGGAAAAGCTCGTCGCCATGAACGCCGCCGCCGTCGATTTCGGCGTCGCCGCGATTGCGTGA